In Sphingobacterium thalpophilum, a genomic segment contains:
- a CDS encoding RagB/SusD family nutrient uptake outer membrane protein, giving the protein MKLRFKLTYIGVALLTLSSLSSCNHDDWFDRDSKSLITDAQLWNDPKLLTSLVANYYDRMPTLHGVFNTGGMTELDDAMWSGHRDQNWRNDYQFGDDYGRYWDYGLIRDLNLSLENIDQFSTQLSDAQRKQYKAEIRFIRAFVYFELVKRMGGVPIVTTQLIYDFSGDPTPLQVARAKEYEVYDFIYKELEEIKEDLAVYNASKTRANKYTALALESRAMLYAASIAKYNNLMASPITTAGGEVGIPANMATGYYTKSLAASKEIMNGPYALYNENADKGANFYDMLNKKTGAEVIFAKDFVTSLKVHRFAYDNIVRSLTEDNESSSTISPSLSLVESFDYLDGSKGTLHDKNGAGNYVAYQNINDIFANKDARLFGTVIYPGTSFRGRAVSIQAGVATWGTNGAYQFTAAPQLGQNYASGGLWTGFDGPLYDAQDVSNTGFYIRKFVSDAPAASTRGTSAANWWPWFRLGEIYLNASEAAFELGQTVDARTYVNKLRERAGFPANSVSNLTMDIIRNERRVELAFEDHRYYDLKRWRIAHLVWDGSENDPNAVVYGLYAYRVVRPGHADDGKYIYERVRPARFRKARFFRMANYYASISQDVINKNPKIVRNPFH; this is encoded by the coding sequence ATGAAACTACGATTTAAACTTACATATATAGGAGTTGCTTTATTGACCTTGTCCTCGTTGAGCAGCTGCAATCACGACGATTGGTTTGACCGGGATTCAAAATCATTGATTACCGATGCACAGCTTTGGAATGACCCAAAACTGTTGACTTCACTCGTCGCCAATTATTACGATAGAATGCCAACGCTACATGGTGTTTTCAATACAGGAGGAATGACCGAATTGGATGATGCCATGTGGTCGGGACATCGCGATCAAAACTGGCGTAATGATTATCAGTTTGGTGACGATTACGGTCGCTATTGGGATTATGGATTGATTCGGGATCTGAATCTTTCCCTCGAAAATATCGATCAGTTCAGTACACAATTGTCTGATGCACAACGCAAGCAGTATAAAGCCGAAATACGCTTCATCCGCGCTTTCGTTTATTTTGAGCTCGTCAAACGCATGGGTGGGGTTCCGATCGTTACAACCCAGCTCATCTATGACTTTAGCGGTGATCCAACACCATTGCAGGTGGCACGTGCCAAGGAGTATGAAGTCTACGATTTTATTTACAAAGAATTGGAAGAGATCAAGGAAGATCTTGCCGTCTATAATGCCAGTAAGACCAGAGCCAACAAGTATACAGCATTAGCTTTGGAAAGTCGGGCAATGCTTTATGCGGCGTCCATCGCGAAATATAATAATCTAATGGCCTCACCGATAACGACTGCCGGAGGAGAAGTGGGGATTCCAGCCAATATGGCGACGGGGTATTATACCAAGTCACTGGCTGCTTCCAAGGAAATTATGAATGGCCCCTATGCGCTTTATAATGAGAATGCCGATAAAGGTGCCAATTTTTATGATATGCTCAATAAGAAAACTGGTGCTGAAGTCATCTTTGCCAAGGATTTTGTCACGAGTTTAAAAGTTCACCGCTTTGCTTATGACAATATCGTCAGAAGTCTGACCGAAGACAATGAGTCGTCTTCGACGATTTCTCCTTCATTGAGTCTTGTAGAAAGTTTTGATTATCTAGACGGTAGCAAAGGTACACTACATGATAAAAACGGCGCAGGAAATTACGTAGCCTACCAAAATATCAACGATATTTTTGCGAATAAAGATGCTCGTTTGTTTGGGACTGTGATTTATCCGGGAACTTCTTTCCGCGGACGTGCTGTGAGTATTCAAGCTGGAGTTGCAACTTGGGGGACGAATGGAGCTTACCAGTTTACAGCAGCGCCACAACTGGGACAGAATTATGCGAGTGGTGGTTTGTGGACCGGCTTTGATGGACCGCTTTATGACGCACAGGACGTCAGCAACACCGGCTTCTATATCCGTAAATTTGTCAGTGATGCGCCGGCAGCCAGTACACGCGGTACATCAGCTGCTAACTGGTGGCCGTGGTTTCGTCTTGGTGAAATTTACCTCAACGCGTCAGAAGCTGCATTTGAGCTGGGACAGACCGTGGACGCTAGAACTTACGTCAATAAATTACGCGAAAGAGCAGGATTTCCGGCCAATAGCGTTAGTAACCTAACAATGGATATTATCCGGAACGAACGTCGTGTCGAACTTGCTTTTGAAGATCATCGTTACTATGATCTTAAAAGATGGCGTATTGCACATTTGGTGTGGGACGGATCGGAAAATGATCCCAACGCTGTTGTATATGGACTATATGCTTATCGTGTCGTGCGTCCAGGGCATGCCGATGACGGTAAGTATATCTATGAACGGGTAAGACCTGCGCGTTTCAGAAAGGCACGCTTTTTCCGTATGGCCAATTATTATGCGTCCATTAGTCAGGATGTCATTAATAAAAATCCTAAAATAGTTAGAAATCCATTCCATTAA
- a CDS encoding DUF3823 domain-containing protein produces the protein MKIKFLSLLVAFASLLVVGCKYDNFEAPKSTLSGRVVYEGKAIGVRNNGPQLELWQDGYPLRSAIPVYFDQDGSFSVSLFDGEYKLVRKGDSPWLQQATDTVLVQVKGNTTIDVPVTPYFTVTNESFQKNNNSITANFTVNRIVGTANLEFVRLYLGKSVLTDQVQRELRVDANLANVAFGQPTSIVGELPDNLKNLDYVFARIGVKATISGEYYYTAVQKIALK, from the coding sequence ATGAAAATAAAATTTTTAAGCTTATTGGTAGCTTTTGCAAGCCTACTCGTTGTAGGTTGTAAATATGATAATTTTGAAGCCCCAAAATCAACGCTTTCGGGACGCGTTGTTTATGAAGGAAAGGCGATTGGCGTTCGGAATAATGGGCCTCAATTGGAATTATGGCAGGATGGGTATCCGCTTCGCTCAGCAATACCCGTATATTTTGATCAGGACGGCTCTTTTTCTGTTAGTCTTTTTGATGGTGAATACAAATTGGTGCGGAAAGGAGATTCACCATGGCTACAACAGGCAACCGATACGGTTTTGGTGCAAGTGAAGGGCAATACGACAATTGATGTGCCTGTAACACCCTATTTCACGGTGACAAACGAGTCTTTTCAAAAAAATAATAACAGTATTACTGCTAACTTTACGGTTAATAGAATAGTAGGTACGGCAAATTTGGAGTTTGTGCGACTTTACCTCGGTAAATCTGTTTTAACAGATCAGGTACAACGCGAGCTACGTGTGGATGCCAATTTGGCTAATGTTGCTTTTGGTCAACCGACAAGTATCGTCGGTGAATTGCCGGACAACCTGAAAAACCTCGATTATGTGTTTGCCCGAATAGGGGTGAAAGCTACGATATCTGGAGAGTACTACTATACGGCAGTTCAAAAAATAGCTTTAAAATAG
- a CDS encoding family 43 glycosylhydrolase: MKKNKISILVTLFLIHATCGVFAQAYRSGPTDKDFAGYLFAYFKGNAVADEAVCFAISTDGYTYRALNENQPILDSKAISKTGGVRDPHILRGEDGKTFYMVLTDMTSSKGWDSNRGLILLKSEDLVHWSHQAIDIQQRFKGQEALKRVWAPQTIYDPSVGKYMVYWSMQHGNGPDIIYYAYANKEFTDFESEPKVLFLPKNGKSCIDGDIIAKNGLFYLFYKTEGHGNGIKLAITDSLTSGKWIEQPGYKQQTNDAVEGSSVFKLNQSDKYILMYDVYGKGKYQFCTSEDLDRFKVIDHQIDMDFHPRHGTIIPISRQELLDLTSKWGKPKDIEFAFRKNPVLDGFYADPDVLYSNKTKKYYIYPTSDGFDGWGGYYFKTFSSSDLNQWKDEGVILDLKKDVAWGPRNAWAPTITEKKVKNDYKYYYYFTAAQKIGVAVADLPTGPFKDAGKPLIDFKPEGVNGGQEIDPAVFNDPKSGKSYLYWGNGYLAVAELNKDMVSIKKNTVKVLTPDKTFREGAYVVYRKGRYYFFWSEDDTRSENYRVRYGTASSPDGPITVPANNLVLQKDPAKGIYGTGHNSILQIPGKDEWYIVYHRFNYPKGIDMGDAAGFNREVCMDRLYFDDQGHVLPVVPTL, encoded by the coding sequence ATGAAAAAAAACAAAATTTCAATCTTAGTTACCTTATTTTTAATACATGCTACATGCGGCGTTTTTGCTCAGGCTTATCGCAGCGGACCTACGGACAAAGATTTTGCAGGTTATTTATTTGCCTATTTCAAAGGTAATGCTGTCGCAGATGAAGCGGTTTGTTTTGCGATTAGCACAGATGGCTATACCTACAGAGCCTTAAATGAAAACCAGCCTATCCTGGATTCGAAGGCGATCAGCAAGACTGGTGGTGTACGGGATCCCCATATTCTCCGTGGCGAAGATGGGAAAACATTTTATATGGTGCTCACCGACATGACCTCCTCCAAAGGCTGGGATTCCAATCGGGGTTTGATCCTGCTAAAATCCGAAGACCTTGTGCATTGGTCTCATCAGGCAATCGATATCCAGCAGCGTTTCAAAGGTCAGGAAGCGTTGAAAAGAGTATGGGCACCACAGACTATATATGACCCTTCGGTCGGTAAATACATGGTGTACTGGTCCATGCAGCACGGAAATGGTCCGGATATCATCTACTATGCCTATGCTAATAAGGAATTTACAGATTTTGAAAGCGAACCTAAAGTGCTGTTTCTTCCAAAAAATGGTAAATCCTGTATCGATGGCGATATTATTGCAAAGAATGGCTTGTTCTACCTTTTTTACAAAACTGAAGGACATGGAAATGGCATTAAGCTGGCGATAACCGATTCACTGACTTCGGGGAAATGGATTGAACAGCCGGGGTATAAACAGCAAACCAATGATGCTGTGGAAGGATCCAGTGTCTTTAAACTCAATCAGTCGGATAAATATATCCTTATGTATGATGTCTATGGTAAAGGGAAATACCAATTCTGCACCTCCGAAGACCTTGATCGTTTTAAAGTAATCGACCATCAAATTGACATGGATTTCCATCCACGTCATGGGACCATTATTCCTATTTCAAGACAAGAACTTTTGGACTTGACCTCCAAATGGGGGAAACCCAAAGATATAGAATTCGCATTCAGAAAGAATCCCGTTTTGGATGGCTTTTATGCCGATCCGGATGTACTCTATTCCAATAAAACAAAAAAATACTATATCTATCCAACGAGTGATGGTTTTGATGGCTGGGGGGGCTATTATTTCAAGACCTTTTCGTCTTCCGATCTCAATCAGTGGAAAGATGAAGGGGTGATTTTGGACCTGAAAAAAGATGTTGCCTGGGGACCTCGCAATGCATGGGCACCTACAATCACGGAAAAGAAAGTCAAGAACGATTATAAGTACTATTATTATTTTACAGCAGCGCAAAAGATCGGTGTTGCGGTGGCTGATTTACCTACCGGGCCTTTTAAGGACGCGGGAAAACCGCTGATCGATTTTAAGCCTGAGGGTGTCAATGGCGGGCAGGAGATTGATCCGGCGGTGTTTAACGATCCGAAATCGGGAAAAAGCTATCTGTATTGGGGAAATGGCTATCTGGCTGTTGCTGAACTCAACAAAGATATGGTTTCCATCAAAAAAAATACAGTAAAGGTACTCACTCCGGATAAGACATTCCGCGAAGGTGCCTATGTTGTCTACCGTAAAGGACGCTATTATTTCTTTTGGTCAGAAGATGATACCCGGAGTGAAAATTATCGGGTACGCTATGGAACTGCATCTTCCCCAGATGGACCGATCACAGTTCCGGCTAATAATTTAGTCTTACAAAAAGATCCTGCGAAAGGGATCTATGGCACTGGGCATAATTCGATTTTGCAGATTCCCGGTAAAGACGAATGGTATATTGTTTACCATCGATTCAATTATCCCAAAGGTATTGATATGGGCGACGCAGCAGGATTTAACCGGGAGGTATGCATGGATCGTTTGTATTTTGATGATCAGGGCCATGTCTTGCCTGTTGTTCCAACGCTTTAA
- a CDS encoding sugar-binding domain-containing protein, with protein MNNLIKKLAVLAVSIGMGISDLYAQAGFGEAEVINSDWRFHLGDIEGQASAETKRGAWQQVCLPHDWGVKYPLSPSLASATGYLPGGIGWYQKQLLIPMEDQGKKIFIYFEGVYNRSEVFVNGKSVGKRPNGYISFSYDITPYIEFGKENTIAVKVDHSKSADSRWYTGSGIYRDVWLVKANPLHIDQWGVYAYPELKQGKGMLNTEVTVVNSTSNGSALTVVQELIDAAGKVVANKSEKVKIDATAKATIQQQLTVANPKLWSLDQPNQYTLRTSVLQNGKQIDQSAIKTGFRTFTFDPNKGFALNGEWMKVKGVCLHHDAGVLGAEMYTEVWRRRLQTLKSLGVNAIRTSHNPQASSLYTLCDELGLLVMDEAFDEWEFPKRKWLQGWNVGTPGFEGSYDFFESWGEQDLADMVKRDRNHLSIFAWSIGNEVDYPNDPYSHPVLNGEKKEGGFTQASYGGYKKDAPDAMRLGDIAKRLVATVKRYDKSRAVTAGLAGVAMSNETAYPGALDIAGYNYTESRYQLDHQRYPARVIFGSENRHDLPAWLAVRDNNHIFGQFLWTGIDYLGESGRWPSRGFYSGLLDFAGFIKPRGYYRQSLWSDKPMAYLGTYPLKGGATTTDVWSALESEQGQRKNEAPSMDAWPIWNYQEGQQIRVVCYTNSPQARLELNGKVVGEEKNYDEKTGIIFWDIPYAAGKLEVVGLDTNKKEVVRHTIESSERPAAIQATVIGGKAIESGGILQVALQVVDNKGLPVVLSEDEITCDIAGHARLLGMEAGNNADMGDYTDNKQRVYHGKMIVYVQALGKSGDTINIRFTSPWLTMANVTYSIK; from the coding sequence ATGAATAATCTCATAAAAAAACTAGCAGTCTTAGCTGTTTCTATTGGTATGGGCATCAGTGACCTATACGCACAGGCTGGATTTGGTGAGGCCGAAGTGATCAATTCAGACTGGCGTTTCCATTTGGGTGATATCGAGGGGCAGGCCAGCGCAGAAACGAAGCGTGGAGCCTGGCAGCAGGTCTGTTTGCCTCATGATTGGGGTGTAAAATACCCGCTCAGTCCAAGTTTAGCCAGCGCGACAGGCTATTTACCGGGCGGTATTGGCTGGTATCAAAAACAGCTCCTGATACCTATGGAAGATCAGGGCAAAAAAATATTTATCTATTTTGAGGGCGTATACAACCGAAGCGAGGTGTTTGTCAATGGCAAATCTGTTGGAAAACGCCCCAACGGCTATATATCCTTTTCTTATGATATCACACCCTATATTGAGTTTGGAAAAGAAAATACCATCGCTGTTAAGGTCGACCACAGTAAAAGTGCCGATTCAAGATGGTACACGGGATCGGGCATTTATCGTGACGTTTGGCTTGTAAAGGCCAATCCCTTGCATATCGATCAATGGGGAGTATATGCCTATCCAGAGCTAAAGCAAGGGAAAGGAATGTTAAATACCGAAGTGACCGTTGTCAATAGTACGTCCAACGGCAGTGCGCTTACCGTTGTGCAGGAGTTGATTGATGCCGCAGGGAAGGTTGTCGCTAATAAATCGGAGAAAGTAAAGATTGATGCTACCGCTAAAGCGACGATACAGCAGCAATTGACGGTTGCAAACCCTAAATTGTGGAGCTTGGATCAACCCAATCAATATACCTTGCGGACAAGCGTATTGCAAAATGGAAAGCAAATTGATCAGTCGGCAATCAAAACGGGCTTCCGAACTTTTACATTTGATCCAAACAAGGGCTTTGCTTTAAACGGCGAATGGATGAAAGTCAAAGGCGTGTGCCTACATCACGATGCTGGTGTGCTGGGTGCTGAAATGTATACCGAGGTATGGCGTCGACGGCTGCAGACATTAAAATCTTTGGGTGTCAATGCCATTCGAACCAGCCATAATCCGCAAGCATCCTCGCTTTACACCTTATGTGACGAGTTGGGGCTGTTGGTTATGGATGAGGCATTTGATGAATGGGAATTTCCAAAACGGAAATGGCTGCAGGGCTGGAATGTCGGGACGCCCGGTTTTGAGGGATCGTATGACTTTTTTGAAAGCTGGGGCGAGCAGGATCTTGCAGATATGGTCAAACGGGATCGCAATCACCTCTCGATTTTCGCCTGGAGTATAGGGAACGAAGTGGATTATCCAAATGACCCTTACTCACATCCTGTCCTTAATGGCGAGAAGAAGGAGGGTGGTTTTACACAGGCTTCTTATGGCGGATACAAAAAGGATGCACCAGATGCGATGCGCCTTGGGGATATTGCCAAAAGACTGGTTGCTACAGTAAAAAGATACGATAAGAGCAGAGCCGTTACTGCAGGCCTCGCAGGTGTGGCTATGTCTAATGAAACAGCCTATCCTGGAGCACTTGATATTGCAGGGTACAATTATACCGAAAGTCGTTATCAACTGGATCATCAGCGTTATCCTGCACGCGTGATTTTCGGAAGTGAAAATCGACATGATCTTCCGGCATGGCTTGCGGTGCGTGACAATAACCATATATTTGGCCAGTTCTTGTGGACGGGTATTGACTATCTCGGAGAGTCGGGGCGTTGGCCTTCACGTGGATTTTATTCGGGACTGCTGGATTTCGCAGGTTTTATTAAACCGAGGGGTTATTACCGCCAATCGCTGTGGTCCGATAAACCAATGGCTTATTTGGGAACCTATCCATTGAAGGGCGGAGCAACGACTACCGATGTCTGGTCTGCATTGGAATCCGAACAGGGGCAACGGAAAAATGAAGCGCCCTCCATGGATGCCTGGCCAATTTGGAACTATCAGGAGGGGCAGCAAATCAGGGTGGTCTGTTACACCAATAGCCCTCAGGCGCGATTGGAGCTTAATGGTAAGGTTGTTGGCGAAGAGAAAAATTACGATGAGAAGACAGGTATCATCTTTTGGGATATTCCCTATGCAGCTGGTAAACTAGAGGTTGTTGGTCTGGACACGAATAAAAAAGAAGTAGTTCGGCACACTATCGAATCCAGTGAACGTCCGGCGGCGATTCAGGCGACGGTGATAGGAGGGAAAGCGATTGAGAGCGGTGGCATTTTGCAGGTTGCCTTGCAAGTGGTGGATAACAAGGGACTTCCTGTGGTCCTTTCGGAAGATGAAATCACCTGTGATATTGCTGGACATGCGCGATTACTGGGTATGGAAGCGGGGAACAATGCAGATATGGGCGACTATACCGATAATAAACAGCGCGTTTATCATGGAAAAATGATCGTGTATGTTCAGGCTTTGGGCAAATCGGGCGATACAATTAATATACGATTTACCTCGCCTTGGTTGACAATGGCAAACGTAACCTATAGCATAAAATAA
- a CDS encoding type 1 glutamine amidotransferase domain-containing protein: MKKDKLKVLVVLTSHDQLGDTGEKTGFWIEEFAAPYYVLQDAGVDVTIASPKGGQPPIDPKSALPDFQTEATKRFDADKELQTKLANSIPLDHINEQDYDAVFYPGGHGPLWDLTNDKTSIALIESFWAHNKPVAAVCHAPAVFRYVKDSNGQPLIKGKKVTGFSNSEEEAVQLTDVVPFLVEDELVKLGGQYSKGEDWHSYVVKDGHLITGQNPGSSEETAKALFALLSKI; the protein is encoded by the coding sequence ATGAAAAAAGACAAATTAAAAGTATTGGTTGTATTGACATCACATGACCAATTGGGAGATACGGGAGAAAAAACAGGTTTTTGGATTGAGGAATTTGCAGCACCTTACTATGTTTTACAAGATGCAGGAGTGGACGTCACAATCGCATCGCCTAAAGGTGGTCAGCCACCGATAGACCCTAAAAGTGCACTCCCGGATTTTCAAACCGAAGCAACCAAACGTTTTGATGCCGATAAGGAGCTTCAAACAAAATTGGCAAATAGCATTCCTTTGGATCATATCAATGAGCAGGATTATGATGCTGTTTTCTATCCTGGGGGCCATGGCCCTTTGTGGGATTTAACCAACGATAAGACATCCATTGCATTGATCGAATCATTTTGGGCCCACAACAAACCTGTCGCTGCCGTATGCCATGCCCCAGCTGTATTTCGCTATGTCAAGGATAGTAATGGTCAGCCACTGATCAAAGGCAAAAAAGTTACCGGATTTTCAAATAGCGAGGAAGAAGCGGTTCAACTAACGGATGTTGTTCCCTTTTTAGTGGAAGATGAACTCGTAAAATTGGGTGGTCAGTACAGCAAAGGGGAAGATTGGCATAGTTATGTAGTCAAAGATGGTCATCTCATTACCGGGCAAAACCCTGGGTCTTCGGAAGAAACTGCTAAAGCTTTGTTTGCTCTATTGAGCAAGATATAA
- a CDS encoding Crp/Fnr family transcriptional regulator, translating to MTEREILRQHIDKTVQLNDEQFDYFFSFFKPISFKKKQMIIRQGDLVEQEYFVLNGCLKTYFTNDEQKMHILQFATKTWWASDYNALHNQGPATVNLDCVSDADTLCLSNEDREKVCKEIHEVETFFRWRSNKGYIGLQKRIMSLLNNDARSRYEELMQQYPELYNLIPKHLIAAYLGVSRETLSRLYQAK from the coding sequence ATGACCGAGCGTGAAATTCTGAGACAACATATCGACAAAACCGTCCAGTTAAACGACGAACAATTCGACTACTTCTTTTCTTTTTTTAAACCGATCTCCTTTAAAAAGAAACAAATGATTATCCGTCAAGGAGACCTTGTGGAACAAGAGTATTTTGTGCTAAATGGCTGTTTAAAGACCTATTTCACCAACGATGAACAAAAGATGCATATCTTACAGTTCGCCACAAAAACCTGGTGGGCTTCCGATTATAATGCATTGCATAACCAAGGCCCAGCTACGGTCAATTTAGATTGTGTCAGCGATGCAGACACTCTTTGCTTATCGAACGAAGACCGTGAAAAAGTATGTAAGGAAATTCACGAAGTTGAAACCTTTTTTAGATGGCGTTCCAATAAAGGATATATTGGGCTGCAAAAAAGAATAATGTCACTGCTGAACAACGATGCTCGAAGCCGCTACGAGGAACTCATGCAGCAATATCCTGAACTCTATAATCTCATTCCCAAACATTTGATTGCAGCATATCTGGGTGTTTCCCGCGAAACACTGAGCAGGCTATACCAAGCCAAATAA
- a CDS encoding MutS-related protein, whose protein sequence is MSIVDKQTLADLNVTNNRYKDMIDFFDCTVTVGGRDMLYSYFLKPLSSKLEIESRQHLILFMQKVEISDLLDKYMMQDLEQYLSLPQEPYSPSRTTYYLEMVSTNFFSLDFKKREILVKRSIHEIAKITDGLAILLEYVKSEGHTLAILKEYSKHIDYVLEDIDRDEFIQLLNNKFSKELMIKYDYLFRNIKRNAIREIFDVLYHLDALFSVAKSIKGKHLVFPQIEEKTGGEDMITIRGAYNLFIEDAIKNDVEINKENNLWYLTGANMTGKSTLLKTIGSCVYLAHLGFPVPADAMKTVLFDGISATINLGDNINAGASHFFNEVLRVKHLAELLASGKQMFILMDELFKGTNHSDASEATQELVNCLKGYKNSVFLLSSHITEICPILYKDGIAMKYLEVQLDEQEGIVFTYRLLDGVAEEKLGMWLLRKERVFEILRKFDLGRQKE, encoded by the coding sequence ATGTCCATTGTTGACAAACAGACTTTAGCAGATTTAAATGTTACCAACAACAGGTATAAGGATATGATTGATTTTTTCGATTGTACAGTTACGGTAGGTGGGCGGGATATGTTGTATAGTTATTTTCTTAAACCTCTTTCCTCTAAATTGGAAATAGAAAGCAGACAGCATTTAATTCTTTTTATGCAAAAAGTTGAGATTTCCGATCTATTGGATAAGTATATGATGCAGGATCTTGAGCAATATTTGTCTCTGCCACAGGAACCCTATTCACCTTCTCGGACTACTTATTACTTGGAAATGGTGTCAACGAATTTTTTTTCTTTGGATTTTAAAAAACGCGAGATACTTGTAAAGCGATCTATTCACGAAATAGCAAAGATTACGGATGGTCTTGCTATTTTATTAGAATATGTAAAATCAGAAGGTCATACTTTAGCTATTCTCAAAGAGTATAGTAAACACATAGATTATGTTTTGGAAGATATCGATCGGGATGAATTTATACAGTTGCTGAATAACAAATTTTCTAAAGAGCTGATGATCAAATACGATTATCTTTTTAGAAATATAAAACGAAATGCAATACGTGAGATTTTCGATGTTTTGTATCATTTGGATGCCTTGTTCAGTGTAGCAAAAAGTATCAAAGGAAAGCATCTTGTATTTCCTCAGATTGAGGAAAAGACAGGGGGAGAGGATATGATCACCATACGTGGAGCTTATAATTTATTTATCGAAGATGCCATTAAAAATGATGTCGAAATCAATAAAGAAAATAACCTTTGGTATTTGACTGGAGCAAATATGACAGGAAAATCTACCTTGTTGAAGACAATTGGAAGCTGTGTTTATCTGGCACATCTTGGTTTTCCGGTTCCAGCAGATGCGATGAAAACAGTGCTTTTTGATGGAATATCGGCGACCATAAATTTAGGTGATAATATAAATGCAGGTGCAAGTCACTTTTTTAACGAAGTATTACGGGTTAAACATTTGGCGGAGTTACTGGCATCCGGTAAGCAAATGTTTATTCTCATGGATGAGCTATTCAAGGGGACAAACCATAGTGATGCTAGTGAAGCAACCCAGGAATTAGTTAACTGTTTGAAAGGATATAAGAACAGTGTATTCTTATTGTCCTCACATATTACAGAAATTTGCCCCATACTGTATAAAGATGGTATTGCGATGAAATATTTAGAGGTTCAGTTGGATGAACAGGAGGGGATTGTCTTTACGTACCGACTTTTGGATGGTGTTGCCGAAGAAAAGTTAGGCATGTGGTTATTGCGTAAAGAACGGGTATTTGAGATTTTAAGGAAATTTGATTTGGGAAGACAAAAAGAATGA